A genomic window from Osmia bicornis bicornis chromosome 4, iOsmBic2.1, whole genome shotgun sequence includes:
- the LOC114875373 gene encoding PBAN-type neuropeptides-like, whose amino-acid sequence MIGSVVISPHRATTFCALLCLLCVVSSTSGEYEGRESSSSVSNDRTPGNEFGSCTDGKCIKRTAQDISSGGMWFGPRLGRRRRADRKLETDPDLETLANILDGSRWAVITIPGGEKRQPTQFTPRLGRESGEEFFSYAFPKDQEELYAEEQLLPPLFAPRLGRRVPWTPSPRLGRQLHSFLEKSRQYPEDSRF is encoded by the exons ATGATCGGTTCCGTTGTGATTTCACCCCATCGCGCCACCACCTTTTGCGCCCTGCTTTGCCTGCTATGCGTGGTGTCCTCCACTTCCGGCGAATACG aaggTAGAGAATCATCGAGCAGCGTGAGCAATGACAGAACACCGGGGAACGAGTTTGGCTCGTGCACCGACGGCAAGTGCATAAAACGTACGGCACAGGATATCAGCAGTGGCGGCATGTGGTTCGGTCCGCGATTAGGTCGACGACGAAGAGCCGACAGGAAGTTGGAAACCGATCCGGATCTCGAGACTCTCGCGAACATCCTCGATGGCTCCCGTTGGGCCGTCATCACGATTCCAG GAGGCGAGAAGAGACAACCGACTCAATTCACTCCTCGGTTGGGAAGAGAATCGGGAGAGGAATTCTTCTCCTACGCTTTCCCGAAGGATCAAGAGGAATTGTACGCCGAAGAACAATTGCTTCCACCCCTTTTCGCGCCTCGTCTAGGACGTCGAGTACCATGGACACCATCCCCTCGACTGGGTCGTCAATTACACAGCTTTCTCGAGAAATCAAGACAGTACCCGGAGGATTCACGTTTTTAA
- the LOC114875365 gene encoding heart- and neural crest derivatives-expressed protein 2 — MLGGYETQPDYYPQWHQPYNYVTQLPYGPLNVPDADSQSTYWGADSGISGGSSGAGSPTASTPPLIEEIGVQETSYSPLQQYSHPSINQHYSNLMYPPQQELPHHLHHHHHHQQQQPQNHRRDSSYSTITSMNQVDVSLQQHLRQGTREGGVVIRPKRRNTANKKERRRTQSINNAFADLRDCIPNVPADTKLSKIKTLRLAASYIGYLMAVLESDEGEEPQTFRAEILSNGRRNKTAQANQNESCLHAASSLGSEESSKSKGRTGWPQHMWALELKQESNTNQMQ, encoded by the exons ATGCTGGGGGGTTACGAGACGCAGCCGGATTATTATCCGCAGTGGCATCAGCCCTACAATTATGTCACACAATTACCATATG GTCCATTGAACGTTCCCGACGCGGACAGCCAATCAACGTATTGGGGTGCGGATTCCGGGATCTCCGGGGGTAGTTCCGGCGCAGGAAGTCCCACCGCCTCTACGCCACCCTTGATCGAAGAAATTGGTGTCCAAGAGACCAGTTACTCCCCTTTGCAACAATACTCTCACCCTTCCATCAACCAACACTACTCGAACCTAATGTATCCACCTCAACAAGAGCTTCCCCATCATCTCCATCACCACCATCATCATCAGCAACAACAGCCACAAAATCATCGAAGAGACAGCAGTTATTCAACGATCACCTCGATGAATCAGGTGGATGTTTCTCTTCAACAACACTTGAGACAAGGTACAAGAGAGGGTGGTGTCGTGATCAGACCCAAAAGAAGGAACACAGCTAACAAGAAGGAACGAAGACGAACGCAGAGTATAAACAACGCGTTTGCCGATCTTCGTGATTGCATACCGAACGTTCCTGCTGACACGAAATTGTCGAAGATTAAGACGTTAAGGCTGGCAGCCTCGTACATCGGGTATCTTATGGCGGTACTCGAGAGCGACGAGGGAGAGGAACCGCAGACATTCAGAGCGGAAATTCTGTCGAACGGAAGGAGGAACAAAACGGCTCAAGCAAATCAG aaCGAGTCGTGTTTGCACGCCGCGTCGAGTCTCGGCTCGGAGGAATCGTCGAAGAGTAAAGGAAGAACCGGATGGCCGCAACATATGTGGGCCCTCGAATTGAAACAGGAATCAAACACCAACCAAATGCAATAA
- the LOC114875308 gene encoding nose resistant to fluoxetine protein 6-like, with translation MLRSIVFHRLLSHLCPCLSILMLLGLVVPEITADKPETVLFDLLAKPFAPSDGASVQCLKDSEIYLKELARYAPWALQMYDASVKIPPGVITGNYQQLGNYDGCLLVKSGHGFTGKACSAKVNFEIAKDNGKPREPDMGDLLVNVAIASGYEKWKSGRTLFYEWMWCVPSSCNHTDIQEALELALDPLKVEDRVDMVVNVSCRTAETDQPVIDVSDRIYISILAIFLVIIIASTSYDIAKQGHLSTLNRDRKDILLTSFSIYTNGKNLLKTDRRADSIKCLDGLRYISICWIIYGHTHYTEVVGVKMNLNEIAQMHTNWANMFVLNANIVTDTFFLISGVLMAYTEMMKNEKDIKRQFNVISLYLHRYLRLTPAYAMMIGFYTTIFYKFGSGPHWDQWVGANRDYCRENWWTNLLYVNNYVNLDRMCMSQSWYLATDMQLVWLSPIFLYPMLKFTRKIFFWLVFAFGIVASILIPFLITFSLELTGTMLYYKDIQAVADVYVQIYTKVYSRYGSYIIGLAVGYILYKYRLRVVKIHRMYVIFGWLVAVFSGLFVIVFPRWMYYDDHPYDRLEASFYAGFHRQIFALSVSWIIFSSVHGYAGIVGQLLSWKGWVPFSKLTYTAYLCHYVFLLTEAGSVRTTGMISTMRILRSFFSNLCLTLLLSAVWTLCFEMPFMTLDRTFFFYIKRQSKLGCKPNQEQMFGSLDSSKEIYRSTEESSATISQTSFDSNDSSNGSVYDSAGNVNYQQGIFDTNCSEDLKHDREDKCPFIFVTGESKNNTWPKIRNVHQNNGFDSDSDDSLKLGNDEKRLDRSYNSIISDDLSRKDRSRHSETVNVS, from the exons TGTACGACGCGTCCGTGAAAATTCCACCAGGTGTAATCACGGGTAATTACCAGCAACTAGGCAATTACGACGGGTGTTTGCTGGTGAAAAGCGGACACGGATTCACCGGAAAGGCTTGCAGTGCCAAGGTGAATTTCGAAATCGCTAAGGACAATGGTAAACCACGGGAGCCTGATATGGGTGATCTCCTTGTCAATGTTGCCATTGCGTCG GGGTACGAAAAATGGAAATCTGGTCGTACGCTCTTCTACGAGTGGATGTGGTGTGTTCCATCTAGTTGCAACCACACGGATATACAAGAAGCCCTTGAGCTCGCCCTCGACCCTTTGAAGGTGGAGGATCGCGTGGACATGGTGGTAAACGTATCGTGTCGGACCGCAGAAACGGATCAACCTGTTATTGACGTATCCGACAGGATTTATAT ATCGATCCTCGCGATATTCCTGGTGATCATTATCGCTAGCACCAGTTACGACATCGCTAAACAAGGCCATTTGAGTACGTTAAACCGAG aTAGGAAAGATATTCTTCTCACTTCGTTCTCGATCTACACGAATGGAAAGAATCTATTGAAAACGGACAGGCGTGCAGATTCGATCAAATGTTTGGATGGACTGCGTTACATCAGCATTTGCTGGATTATTTATGGTCACACACATTACACCGAGGTTGTGGGTGTTAAGATGAACCTCAACGAGATCGCACAG ATGCACACGAACTGGGCCAACATGTTCGTGCTAAACGCAAACATTGTCACCGACACGTTCTTTCTCATAAGCGGAGTTTTAATGGCATACACGGAAATGATGAAGAACGAGAAGGATATAAAAAGGCAATTCAACGTGATTAGTCTATATCTTCATCGTTATCTACGATTAACACCAGCATATGCTATGATGATCGGTTTCTACACTACTATCTTCTATAAATTTGGGTCTGGCCCACATTGGGATCAATGGGTTGGCGCTAACAGGGATTATTGTCGAGAAAACTGGTGGACGAATCTACTCTACGTGAACAATTACGTTAATCTAGATAGAATG TGCATGTCTCAGTCTTGGTATTTGGCAACCGATATGCAACTGGTTTGGCTGTCGCCGATTTTCTTGTACCCTATGCTCAAGTTCACCCGAAAAATCTTCTTCTGGCTAGTGTTCGCGTTTGGCATAGTTGCATCAATCCTTATACCGTTTTTAATAACATTCAGTCTCGAGCTCACTGGAACTATGCTCTATTACAAGGA tATCCAGGCTGTGGCGGATGTTTACGTACAAATTTACACAAAGGTTTACAGTAGATACGGCTCTTACATCATTGGATTGGCTGTcggttatattttatacaaataccgATTAAGAGTTGTGAAAATTCACCGT ATGTATGTGATTTTTGGTTGGTTGGTCGCAGTCTTTTCCGGATTGTTCGTCATTGTTTTCCCTCGATGGATGTATTACGATGATCATCCTTACGACAGACTGGAAGCAAGTTTCTATGCAGGATTTCACAGGCAAATCTTTGCATTGTCTGTTTCGTGGATCATCTTTAGTAGCGTTCATGGATATGCCG GTATCGTAGGTCAATTGCTATCTTGGAAGGGATGGGTGCCCTTCAGTAAGCTCACCTACACTGCCTACCTTTGTCACTATGTGTTTCTCTTGACAGAGGCCGGGTCAGTTCGAACCACTGGCATGATTTCGACAATGAGAATC CTCCGCAGTTTCTTCAGCAACCTCTGCCTGACTTTGCTTTTATCAGCAGTCTGGACCCTCTGCTTCGAGATGCCGTTTATGACCCTCGATCGCaccttctttttctatataaAAAGACAATCGAAATTGGGCTGCAAACCGAATCAAGAACAAATGTTCGGTTCACTGGACTCGAGCAAAGAGATCTATCGATCTACCGAAGAATCGTCAGCCACCATATCTCAAACTAGCTTTGATTCGAATGATTCTAGTAACGGCAGCGTATACGATTCCGCTGGGAACGTTAATTATCAACAAGGTATCTTCGACACGAATTGTTCGGAGGATTTGAAACACGACCGCGAGGACAAGTGCCCTTTCATATTTGTGACCGGTGAATCGAAGAACAACACCTGGCCGAAAATTCGGAACGTTCATCAGAACAACGGCTTCGATTCGGACTCTGACGATTCCCTGAAACTGGGAAACGATGAAAAGAGACTGGATCGGAGTTATAATTCGATCATCAGTGATGATCTGTCGAGGAAAGACAGATCCAGACACTCGGAAACGGTGAACGTAAGTTGA